Within Sorangiineae bacterium MSr11367, the genomic segment GACGGGCCCTTCTCGCGCAGCGCGTTCATGCGGTCGACGAATTGCTTCGTTGGGAACAACTCACCTTGCTCCCACGCCATCACGGTCTTCTGCTCGAGACCCAATGCGGCCGCGAGCTCCTTCGCCGTGCACGACAGGGATTTGCGCAGCTCCTTGATCTCGTCGGGCGACATCAGCCCGCGCCGGCGATGGTCATCTTCGCCACGCGGAACGTCGGCGACGCCGTCGAGGTGCGGAGATCCAGATCGCTGCCCACCACGTCGATGCTCTGCAGCAGCTCGTCGACGTTGAGCGAGATGGTCACCTCGCTCACAGGGAAGGCAAACTCGCCATTTTCGATCCAGAAGCCCGATGCGCCGCGTGAAAAGTCGCCGGTCACCGCGTTGAAGCCGAAGCCCATCATCTCGGTCACGTAGAGACCGCGCTTCGTGCCCTTCACGATGTCGTCGTGCGATTCCTTGCCGGGCTGCAAAATGAAGTTCGTCGTGCCGGGCCCCACCCCTGCGGAGCTGCCGCGGCTCGCGCTGGCGGTGCTCTCGCGCGACAGTTTGCGTGCCGAATAGCTGTCGCAGAGGTACGTCCGCAGAATCCCGTTCTCGACGACCAGGTTCTTGCGGCTGGCCAGCCCTTCCCCGTCGACCGGGCGCGAACCCGGTGCGCGCGCGATGAGCGGATCGTCCACCACGGTCACGAGATCGCTCGCCACGCGCGTGCCCTCACGGCCCACGAGGTAGCTCGACTTGCGCCAGATGGAGCTGCCCATCACGCAGCCCGCCAGCAAGCCGAGGATCGAGCGCGCGGCATCGGGATCGAACACCACGGGCGCCTCGGTGGTGGCCACCGGTCGCGCGCCCAACTTCTGCAGCGTGCGCCGTGCCGCCTCGCGCCCCACTTCCTCCGCGTCGTCGAGCTCCGCGAGGAAACGCTTCGCCGTCCAGTGGTAGCCGCGGCGGTTCTTCCCGCCGTTGTCCGCGGCCACGGGCACCACGCTCAGCGAGCAGAAGGACCCCTTGTAAGCCACATGGAATCCGCTCGACAGCACCATGGCCACACCGCCGGCGGTGCGACCGAAGCTCGCGCCCTCGCTGTTGGTGATGCGCGCATCGAACCCGCGCGCCGCAGCCTCGCCCTTCTTCGCAATGGCGATGGCCTCGCCCGCCGCCACGCGTCCGCCGGACGGATCGTAGAGCTCGAGATCCGGCAGCGACGACGTGTCGCAGAGCAACTTTGGATCGGCCGGGCCCGCGAAGGGATCCTCTTGCGCGAGCTCCACCAACTCCAGTGCGTCCTTCACGAAGCGGTCGATGCCCGCCTCGGAGAGATCGCTCGTGGACGTCGTGGCCACCTGCTTGCCCTTCATCACGCGAAGGCCGATGGAGCGGTGCCCCGCTTCCTCGACCAGCTCCGGCTCGCCCAAGCGAACCTTGGCCGAGAGCTCGGCGCCGTTGCGCAGCAGGCACTCGGCAACCGTCGCACCGCCTTTGGTGGCCATCTTCACCACGCGGTCACCCAAAGCGAGAAGTTCGTCGAGCTGCGGATCTTGCGGCGAGTTCATAGGATCAAACTGTTACCACAGCGGCCCGCCTTTGGTGCTCCCTCCCCCTCTCGGGCAGGGGGAGAGTCCAGGAAAAAGCCTCTAACTGAGCCCGGCGATGTACTCGGCGATCGCCGGAAGCGGAAGGACCTTGCTGACCACCCCCGCGCGAACGGCGGCTGCAGGCATTCCATAGACCACCGCCGTCTCTTGCGACTCGGCAATCACGGTTCCGCCGTTGAAAAAGATCTGCCGAGCGCCCTCGACGCCGTCATCACCCATACCGGTGAGCACGACACCGATGCACCGCTCCCGGGCCGCCGCGGCCGCGCTCTTCAGCAGGCGATCCGCGCTGGGAACGTACCGATCCGTCGGCGCACCCGGCCCCACGCGCAGCACGTAATCATTGCTCGCGTTGCGGATGACTTCCATGCACTGGCGGCCCGGGCAGACGAAACCGGTGAGCAGCCCCACCCGATCGCCGTCCTGCGCCTCCGACGTGCGCACGGGCCCGCGGCGGTCGAGCCTCTCGGCGAACGTGCGCGTGAACTTGTCCGGCATGTGCTGCGCGACCACGATGCCCACCCCCGACGTCGCGGGGATCTTGCTGAAGATCTCGAGCAGCGCACTGGGCCCGCCCGTGGAGCTGGCAATCGCCACGAGGTGGCGCGGCTGCTGGAACACCGGCTGCGCGGCCGGCACCGGCGTGGGCCGGCCTTCGGGCGTCCACGGGCCGCTGGGCGCGGCCGCACGGCGCAAACCGTGGGGCACGAGCGCCTGCGGGCGCCAGTTCTTCACCACGAGCACCTTGCTCAGGATCTGCTCGCGCAGCTCCGTCGCGTCGGGCGTGATCTGCCGATCGGGCTTCGTCACGAAGTCGAGCGCGCCGAGCTCCAACGCCTTGAAGACGTTTTCCTTTTGCGAATAGCTCGACACCACGATGACCGGCGTCGGCTGCCGCGACATCAAGATGCGCAGGAAGGTGAAACCATCCATTCGCGGCATCTCGAGGTCGAGCGTGATGACGTCGGGCTTCAGCAGCGTCGTCAGACGCAAGGCCTCTTCGCCATCGGCGGCTTTGCCGATGACTTCGACCTCGGGCACGTTGAGGAAAATGTCGGCGATGTTCCGGCGGTTGTACGCCGAGTCGTCGACGACCAGGAGTCGAATGCGGGGGGCGGGGGACGAGCTGCTCACGACCGGTTCGCCATCGCAGATTTCTGCGCCAAAGTGGGCTTTTTGTAAACCAAGTCTTCCTTCAAGTGCAAAAGCTCGAATGCGGTCGAGACGTTGAGCAGCGATTCCGAGTGACCGAGCAAAAGGACCCCACCTGGATACAATCTGTCGTGAAAAATGTCGATGACGCGACGGCGGACGTGGGCATCGAAGTAGATGAGAACGTTGCGGCAGAAGACCACGTCGACCCGACCCAAGATACGAGCTTTGTCCTCGTCGAGCAGGTTCATCTGCCCGAAATGACACAAGGGTTTGATCGAATCGAGGATGTGGGACCCGTCGGGACGCTCGACGAAGTATTGACGGCGCAATTCCGGGGGTGTCGCACGAAACGACGCCGGCCCGTAGACCCCGCGCCGGGCGGTGGCGACACACCGGCGCGAAATGTCCGAGCCAAAAATGCGCACGTCCCAGCCTGAAAACAGGTTCGACTGATGGACCAGGATGGCGATGCTGTAGACCTCCTCGCCGGTCGCGCAGCCCGCACTCCAGATGAAAAGGCGCCTTCGCGCTTTGTTCCTCTCGTGGAGCATCGGCAGGATTTCGTCGCTGAAGGCCCGCAGCTGGAAATCTTCACGAAAGAAGTACGTCTCGTTCGTGGTGAGCAATTCCACCGCCTCCTCCCACTCATGCCGCGCGAGTGGATGAAATCGAAGGTACTGAAAGTACTCGGTGAAGGAGGCAAGATTCAGCACGCTCAATCGCTCACGCAAACGCCGCGCCACGCTCTGGCGGGAAGTGGATGCGAGATTGATTCCAATGCGGGCGCTCACCAGATCGCGCAAAAGGCGGTATTCGTCCTCGCGGATGATCGGGTCCCCATCGCCGAACGGAGTCCGCGCCACGTCAGTCTTCCTCCGATCCCGGTGGCGGCCGCAGCGAAAGCGCCAATGTCAGCGCCCCCCTTACGATGGGCTCCTTTTCCCGCTCCAACCGGGCCCGGAGCAGCTCTTTCGCCGCCGGGGCCTTGGTGTGACCGAGTAACTCGGAGGCGAGCCTTCGCACCTCCCACTGGGCATGGTCGAGGCACGTGCCCAACCGCGCAAGTGCGCGCGCGTCGGGCGCCCGTGAAAGCTCGGCCAGCGCAAGCTTGACCACCTCGGGATCGGGATGATCGAGCGCGTCGAACAGCACGTCGTCGCGCAGAATGCCCGTGGAACCGCGGATGGCTTCCACAGCCGCGCAAGCGATGGCGGCGTCGGGGCTCTTCACCAGCGGGCGCGCGGAGACGAGGCCCTGGTACGAATCGGCCTCGCAGAGCGCCCGCAGCGTGGCCGCAATGACATCGCGCTCGTCGCTGGAGCCGATGAGCGCCACCAACGGATCCGCGTACCCCAACCGTCCCAGGGCACGCACCGCCGCGAGGCTGACCTCGCGCTCCTCGTCGGCCAGCGCAAAGGCAACTGCGCGCTGCGCTTCCTCGCCGCCCAACGTGGCCAGCGATTCCACGGCCACACGGCGCGCGCGCGGATCGCCGTTGGAGAGCGCACGCTTCACGAACTCGACGTCGGGGGCCACGCCATCTTTGACACCGGCCAGGGCCGCCACCATGGCACACCCCGCCGTGACGTGTTCCCCATCCGGAGCGAGACCGCGCAAGAGCATGCGCGCCGGCCCTGGATACATCGCCGTGAGCGTGCTGAGCGCCATCACGGCCGCTTTCGCAACACGCACGTCGAAATGATTCGTCAGCGAGATCATCCGCCCCAGATCGCTGGCATCCCCCGCAGCCGCGAGTCCCTTAATGGCCGCTACCGCAACATCCGCCGCAGGATCGTTCATTCCCTCGCGCAGCATGATGAGCAGCGAGGGATCCGGCTCGGGTGAAAGGCGCGGAAGGAGCGACAACAAAAGCGCACGCGTGTGCTCCGACGCCCGCGGGATCATTTCGGTGAGCGGCGCGGTCGCCTCCCGGCCGAAAATGTCCAACGCAAGCGCCGCCTGCTCGTCGATGTCTTCCTCCGACAGCGCATCCGCGATGAGCGGTAGGTCCGCCGGATCGCGCAGCAGCCCCAAGGCGAGCAGCGCATACGGCCGCGCGTTGTCTGCGCGATCTTTTGCGCACTTGCGCACGAAGTCCACCGCACGGGGCAACGCGGCCATGGCGCGACGCACGCGCGCGAGCCGCTCCGTGCCCAGCGTCTCCGTCAAGAGCCACCCCCCGAGCGACGTCAGCGCTTCGCGCGCGATGGTCATCGAGCGATCGCCCGTGGCCTCCACCAGCGCGAGCAACGCCGTTTCCTCGCGCGAGCGCGAGGCGGCGGCCACGGCTTGTCGCCGCAAGAGCGGGTGCTGCACCAGGGGCTCGTACACGCTCCACGGAAGCCGCGCATCGAGCCGGGTGAGCGCTTCGAGGGCGGCCAGCTTCACCATGACGTCTTCGCTCGAAAGGCAGCGTGTGAGCTCTTTCGTCGCCTGCACGCGCGTTTCTTCCGTGGAGAGCCCCGCCTGCCCCAGCGCCTCGGCCGCCGCCGCGCGCACGTTGGGATCGGGATCGTCGAGCGCGAGCGCGAGCGGCGCGACACCGCGCGCATCCGGAATGCCGCCGAGCACCTCGATGGCCAGCTTGCGCCCATCCGCGTCGAGACGCGCGAGCGCGTCGATGGCGCCGGGCACCGCGTCCGGCCCGATGGTAACGAGCGCCTCCACCGCCGCGTTGCGCAGGCCGATGTTCTGCTTGTCGTCGAGCGCATCGAGCAAGAACGACACGATGTGCCCGCGCGCTTCGTGCAGCGGCGCGGCCACCGCGGCTTCTTTGCGCACGCGCCAATCGGCATCGCCCAACGCGAGCACCAAGAGCCGCGCACCGTCGGCACCATGCACCAGCGGCAGCTGCTGGACGGCCAGCCTTCGCGCCTCCGGATCGTCGTCGGAGAGGGCGCGCTCGATTCGCTCGAGCTCCATGGCGATCACGATGGGGCCTCGCCGGGCAGGGCGTAGGCCACGCCGGCGCCCTCCATCAGCGCGTCCGTGATGCCGGCAAAGCGCGTCGGATCCAGGACGAAGACCATGAGATCGGCGAAGTACGTCACGCCGGCGATGCCACGCACGTCGTCGCCCGCGCCCAGCGGTGGCGCGGGCCGGAGCTCGGCACCGCCGGTGCCGAA encodes:
- the cheB gene encoding chemotaxis-specific protein-glutamate methyltransferase CheB, whose amino-acid sequence is MSSSSPAPRIRLLVVDDSAYNRRNIADIFLNVPEVEVIGKAADGEEALRLTTLLKPDVITLDLEMPRMDGFTFLRILMSRQPTPVIVVSSYSQKENVFKALELGALDFVTKPDRQITPDATELREQILSKVLVVKNWRPQALVPHGLRRAAAPSGPWTPEGRPTPVPAAQPVFQQPRHLVAIASSTGGPSALLEIFSKIPATSGVGIVVAQHMPDKFTRTFAERLDRRGPVRTSEAQDGDRVGLLTGFVCPGRQCMEVIRNASNDYVLRVGPGAPTDRYVPSADRLLKSAAAAARERCIGVVLTGMGDDGVEGARQIFFNGGTVIAESQETAVVYGMPAAAVRAGVVSKVLPLPAIAEYIAGLS
- a CDS encoding protein-glutamate O-methyltransferase CheR; amino-acid sequence: MARTPFGDGDPIIREDEYRLLRDLVSARIGINLASTSRQSVARRLRERLSVLNLASFTEYFQYLRFHPLARHEWEEAVELLTTNETYFFREDFQLRAFSDEILPMLHERNKARRRLFIWSAGCATGEEVYSIAILVHQSNLFSGWDVRIFGSDISRRCVATARRGVYGPASFRATPPELRRQYFVERPDGSHILDSIKPLCHFGQMNLLDEDKARILGRVDVVFCRNVLIYFDAHVRRRVIDIFHDRLYPGGVLLLGHSESLLNVSTAFELLHLKEDLVYKKPTLAQKSAMANRS
- a CDS encoding TldD/PmbA family protein, yielding MNSPQDPQLDELLALGDRVVKMATKGGATVAECLLRNGAELSAKVRLGEPELVEEAGHRSIGLRVMKGKQVATTSTSDLSEAGIDRFVKDALELVELAQEDPFAGPADPKLLCDTSSLPDLELYDPSGGRVAAGEAIAIAKKGEAAARGFDARITNSEGASFGRTAGGVAMVLSSGFHVAYKGSFCSLSVVPVAADNGGKNRRGYHWTAKRFLAELDDAEEVGREAARRTLQKLGARPVATTEAPVVFDPDAARSILGLLAGCVMGSSIWRKSSYLVGREGTRVASDLVTVVDDPLIARAPGSRPVDGEGLASRKNLVVENGILRTYLCDSYSARKLSRESTASASRGSSAGVGPGTTNFILQPGKESHDDIVKGTKRGLYVTEMMGFGFNAVTGDFSRGASGFWIENGEFAFPVSEVTISLNVDELLQSIDVVGSDLDLRTSTASPTFRVAKMTIAGAG
- a CDS encoding XRE family transcriptional regulator, translating into MSPDEIKELRKSLSCTAKELAAALGLEQKTVMAWEQGELFPTKQFVDRMNALREKGPSAIPRKSKGTNPIKTLADPQLWELFRKLAAHKKLRDDVAKLAANYSDPSEED
- a CDS encoding HEAT repeat domain-containing protein, yielding MELERIERALSDDDPEARRLAVQQLPLVHGADGARLLVLALGDADWRVRKEAAVAAPLHEARGHIVSFLLDALDDKQNIGLRNAAVEALVTIGPDAVPGAIDALARLDADGRKLAIEVLGGIPDARGVAPLALALDDPDPNVRAAAAEALGQAGLSTEETRVQATKELTRCLSSEDVMVKLAALEALTRLDARLPWSVYEPLVQHPLLRRQAVAAASRSREETALLALVEATGDRSMTIAREALTSLGGWLLTETLGTERLARVRRAMAALPRAVDFVRKCAKDRADNARPYALLALGLLRDPADLPLIADALSEEDIDEQAALALDIFGREATAPLTEMIPRASEHTRALLLSLLPRLSPEPDPSLLIMLREGMNDPAADVAVAAIKGLAAAGDASDLGRMISLTNHFDVRVAKAAVMALSTLTAMYPGPARMLLRGLAPDGEHVTAGCAMVAALAGVKDGVAPDVEFVKRALSNGDPRARRVAVESLATLGGEEAQRAVAFALADEEREVSLAAVRALGRLGYADPLVALIGSSDERDVIAATLRALCEADSYQGLVSARPLVKSPDAAIACAAVEAIRGSTGILRDDVLFDALDHPDPEVVKLALAELSRAPDARALARLGTCLDHAQWEVRRLASELLGHTKAPAAKELLRARLEREKEPIVRGALTLALSLRPPPGSEED